A genomic window from Silene latifolia isolate original U9 population chromosome Y, ASM4854445v1, whole genome shotgun sequence includes:
- the LOC141628721 gene encoding uncharacterized protein LOC141628721, with protein sequence MRAAQDREKSYANLRISDIEFAVGDKVLLKVSPVRMRFGKRGKLSQKLIGPYEILDRVREVASLLALPPTLERVHNVFYVSQLRKYYISDPSHVLKAEIIEFDDTLTYVKTPKEILDRKLIKTRHREMVLVKVLWSNHQVEEATWKAEKP encoded by the coding sequence ATGAGAGCGGCACAAGATAGGGAAAAGAGTTATGCCAATTTGAGGATAAGCGATATTGAGTTCGCGGTAGGAGATAAGGTTCTACTTAAGGTTTCTCCTGTGAGAATGAGGTTTGGGAAGAGAGGCAAATTGAGCCAAAAGTTAATCGGCCCATATGAGATATTGGATAGGGTCAGGGAAGTGGCCTCCCTTTTAGCACTTCCCCCGACACTTGAGCGAGTTCACAACGTGTTTTATGTGTCTCAATTACGGAAGTACTACATAAGTGATCCTTCCCATGTTCTAAAAGCGGAAATAATTGAGTTCGATGATACCTTAACTTATGTGAAGACTCCCAAGGAAATCCTAGACCGGAAGCTGATAAAGACAAGGCATAGGGAAATGGTGTTAGTGAAGGTGCTATGGTCTAATCACCAAGTAGAAGAGGCTACATGGAAAGCCGAGAAACCATGA